From one Lolium rigidum isolate FL_2022 chromosome 4, APGP_CSIRO_Lrig_0.1, whole genome shotgun sequence genomic stretch:
- the LOC124646560 gene encoding bZIP transcription factor 39-like, giving the protein MAEPALLDPSSHFDLRHYPPHLFDPDLHLADAGLPLGAFAAGDDDLDFDLPADFSVDDFLLRSPERSDDSGQASAAGSGPTASPSSPSPSPTASGSGSAVADASCEVKHEDSDSGRSGANGASAPNWTLKRKQPSPAATSDAAKCRRRSVSPSPSPSPSASASASASRAAAAADSDDGVPGAGGDGGGDDTRRAARLIRNRESAQLSRQRKKRYVEELEEKVKSMAALINDLNSRISFVAAENATLRQQLGGPPPGVYPPPGAAMHFPWVPGYALRPHGSHVPLVPIPRLKPPPQQQQPSATTKVTKKSDTKKTADTKSRTRTKTKKVASVSLIGLMFVMLIFGAFVPGFNHSFGMRGRSDGAVLTSFDQPIRDRVVTVTSHGNKVPKDGLKNGEMSGADSGTRMGTDDIAEQRHGPAVNASETLPALLYVPRNGKHVKINGNLIIHSVLASEKAVAHRTSKQKSDHSGVDHKDTTIAVANHLSLPGKNMNAQEKSPVDGPLPQWFREGMAGPILNSGMCSEVFQFDISTASTNSGGIIPSPAVNSSSVNATQNISTPAPAYYGKLKNRRIMYNEAIPLPGKTVNNTEPFNRTSESSKLPDKKPASSVVVSVLADPREAGDGDSDPRMSPKSLSRIFVVVLLDGVRYVTYSCTLPFKSSSPHLVN; this is encoded by the exons ATGGCGGAGCCGGCGCTCCTCGACCCCTCCTCCCACTTCGACCTCCGCCACTACCCGCCCCACCTCTTCGACCCGGACCTCCACCTCGCCGACGCCGGCCTCCCGCTCGGGGCCTtcgccgccggcgacgacgacctcgaCTTCGACCTGCCCGCCGATTTCTCCGTCGACgacttcctcctccgctcccccgAGCGCAGCGACGACTCCGGCCAGGCCTCCGCCGCCGGATCCGGCCCCACCGCCTCCCCATCCTCGCCCTCGCCCTCCCCGACCGCCTCCGGCAGCGGCTCCGCTGTCGCCGACGCCAGCTGCGAGGTCAAGCACGAGGACTCGGACTCGGGCCGAAGCGGCGCCAACGGCGCCAGCGCCCCGAACTGGACCCTCAAGCGGAAGCAGCCGAGCCCAGCCGCGACCTCAGACGCGGCCAAGTGCCGCCGCCGATCcgtctccccctccccctccccatcCCCATCCGCatccgcgtccgcctccgcctcgcgcgccgctgccgccgcggacTCCGACGACGGGGtccccggcgccggcggcgacggcggcggggacgACACGAGGCGCGCCGCGCGGCTGATCCGGAACCGCGAGAGCGCGCAGCTCTCGCGCCAGCGGAAGAAGCGCTACGTCGAGGAGCTGGAGGAGAAGGTCAAGTCCATGGCCGCCCTCATCAACGACCTCAACTCCAGGATCTCCTTCGTCGCCGCCGAGAACGCCACGCTGCGGCAGCAGCTCGGCGGCCCTCCGCCCGGCGTCTACCCGCCGCCGGGAGCGGCCATGCATTTCCCGTGGGTGCCCGGGTACGCGCTGCGGCCGCACGGCTCCCATGTGCCCCTGGTGCCAATCCCCCGTCTaaaaccgccgccgcagcagcagcagccatcgGCCACAACCAAGGTTACCAAAAAGTCAGACACCAAAAAAACCGCGGATACCAAGAGCAGAACCAGGACCAAGACCAAGAAGGTGGCCAGCGTGAGCCTCATCGGCCTCATGTTCGTCATGCTCATCTTCGGCGCCTTCGTTCCGGGGTTCAACCACAGTTTCGGAATGAGGGGGAGGAGCGACGGTGCGGTGCTTACGAGTTTTGATCAGCCTATTCGTGATAGGGTAGTGACTGTCACTAGCCATGGCAATAAAGTACCTAAGGACGGTTTGAAGAATGGTGAGATGTCCGGTGCCGATTCTGGAACGAGGATGGGGACTGATGACATCGCGGAGCAGAGGCATGGCCCTGCGGTTAATGCGAGCGAGACCCTGCCTGCTTTGCTGTACGTGCCGAGGAATGGGAAGCATGTCAAGATCAATGGTAATCTGATTATTCATTCTGTGCTTGCAAGCGAGAAGGCCGTGGCACATAGGACTTCAAAACAGAAAAGTGATCACTCGGGTGTAGATCACAAAGATACTACTATAGCCGTAGCTAACCATCTTTCACTGCCTGGAAAGAATATGAATGCACAGGAGAAATCCCCAGTAGATGGGCCATTGCCGCAGTGGTTCCGTGAAGGCATGGCAG GGCCTATCTTAAATTCTGGAATGTGCAGCGAGGTATTTCAATTTGACATTTCCACAGCTTCTACCAACTCTGGTGGCATAATACCTTCTCCAGCTGTGAACTCCTCAAGTGTAAATGCTACTCAGAATATTTCAACACCAGCTCCCGCTTATTATGGCAAGCTGAAAAATAGGAGGATCATGTACAATGAGGCAATTCCACTCCCTGGGAAAACGGTGAACAACACAGAGCCTTTTAACAGAACTTCTGAAAGCAGCAAGTTACCTGATAAAAAGCCAGCATCATCCGTAGTCGTTTCTGTGCTAGCTGATCCCAGGGAGGCCGGTGATGGAGACAGTGATCCGAGGATGTCCCCAAAGTCACTCTCCAGGATATTTGTTGTTGTTCTCCTTGATGGTGTCAGATATGTCACATATTCCTGCACCCTTCCTTTCAAGAGCTCCAGTCCTCATCTTGTGAACTAA
- the LOC124706518 gene encoding uncharacterized protein Cbei_0202-like: MALRLPASGIKLPPFSLPPPHPLGANPSRSGLYATNAFPRRRCGAVAAVVRCAKRTGKRRYPSEKKRLDRRHKEQLRQTAPEEGGVAREAGFWRLSKLAVPASDDPGKDFVGVSPPLLQAIAKALKFPVASMLPEEAFSVIRKSFDARKILKEAQFVYTVDVDAKKLLDMEPRTWDFIARLEPKLGAVEYMSDEKVATDLISMISVHNKGSDDEHGIRDTVNNGSICPTRMKPRVAVVGSGPSGLFASLVLAELGAEVTLLERGQPVEQRGRDIGALAVRRILQSESNFCFGEGGAGTWSDGKLVTRIGKNTDGVQAVMKTLVHFGGPPNILIDGRPHLGTDKLVPLLRNFRHHLRDLGVDIRFNTRVDDLIVEGGQVKGVVVSDSRLQPGSGDQKLSFDAVVLAVGHSARDTYSMLLRHNVDITPKNFSVGLRIEHPQELINNIQYSELAAEVHKGRGRIPVADYKIVKSIGEGDAKNDIEQADQNRSCYSFCMCPGGQVVLTSTNPSELCVNGMSFSRRASKWANSALVVTVSSPDFKPFQSHGSLAGVEFQREYERRAAMMGGGNFVVPAQRVTDFISNKLSVTTLPPSSYRMGVRPSKLHELFPPYITEALQQSITMIDKEMPGFISSEALLHGVETRTSSPLQVSRHKETYESTSLQGLYPIGEGAGYAGGIVSAAVDGMYCGFALAKQLSLYAGDIESILGKAQKQTGSVKY, translated from the exons ATGGCACTGCGCTTGCCCGCCTCGGGCATCAAGCTCCCACCATTCTCCCTCCCGCCCCCTCACCCTCTGGGCGCGAACCCTAGCCGCAGCGGCCTCTACGCGACCAACGCATTCCCGCGGCGCCGGTGCGGCGCGGTCGCGGCCGTCGTGCGCTGCGCGAAGCGCACGGGCAAGCGGCGGTACCCGTCGGAGAAGAAGCGGCTGGATCGGCGCCACAAGGAGCAGCTCCGGCAGACCGCCCCCGAGGAGGGCGGCGTGGCCCGGGAGGCTGGGTTCTGGCGGCTCTCCAAGCTCGCCGTCCCCGCCAGCGACGACCCCGGCAAGGACTTCGTCGGCGTCTCCCCGCCGCTCCTCCAGGCCATTGCCAAAGCCCTCAAGTTCCCG GTTGCTTCTATGCTCCCCGAAGAGGCCTTCTCTGTTATTCGCAAGTCATTTGATGCACGGAAG ATTCTGAAAGAAGCTCAATTTGTCTATACTGTTGATGTGGATGCTAAGAAGCTTCTGGACATGGAGCCAAGAACATGGGATTTTATTGCTAGATTGGAACCCAAGCTTGGAGCTGTAGAATATATGTCTGATGAGAAGGTAGCAACTGATCTGATCAGTATGATTAGTGTTCATAACAAGGGATCTGATGATGAACATGGTATCAGGGATACTGTTAATAATGGCTCGATCTGTCCTACACGAATGAAACCAAGGGTGGCAGTTGTAGGAAGTGGACCATCTGGCTTGTTTGCTTCCCTTGTGTTAGCTGAACTTGGTGCAGAAGTTACCTTACTAGAGCGTGGCCAACCTGTTGAGCAAAGAGGGCGTGACATTGGTGCTCTAGCAGTTAGACGCATTCTCCAGTCAGAAAGCAACTTTTGCTTTGGCGAG GGTGGTGCAGGTACATGGAGTGATGGGAAGCTTGTAACCAGGATAGGGAAAAACACTGATGGTGTTCAGGCT GTGATGAAGACACTTGTTCACTTTGGAGGCCCTCCAAACATCCTAATTGATGGGAGACCTCACTTGGGAACTGATAAACTTGTTCCTCTGCTGCGGAATTTCAGGCACCACTTAAGAGATTTGGGC GTTGACATAAGATTCAACACTAGAGTAGATGACCTTATAGTGGAAGGTGGGCAGGTCAAAGGAGTTGTGGTTTCTGATTCAAGACTACAGCCAGGTTCTGGGGATCAGAAACTATCATTTGATGCAGTTGTATTAGCAGTTGGTCACTCAGCTCGTGACACATACAGTATGCTTCTGAGGCATAATGTCGATATAACCCCCAAGAATTTTTCT GTTGGCTTAAGAATTGAACACCCCCAAGAACTGATAAACAACATCCAA TATTCTGAATTGGCCGCTGAAGTGCATAAAGGGCGTGGGCGGATACCTGTAGCAGATTACAAAATAGTGAAGTCTATTGGTGAAGGAGATGCAAAGAATGATATCGAGCAAGCAGATCAAAATCGCAGTTGTTATTCGTTTTGCATGTGTCCTGGAGGACAG GTTGTTCTAACTAGCACAAACCCATCGGAATTGTGCGTCAATGGCATGTCATTCTCACGGAGAGCATCTAAGTGGGCAAATTCAGCTCTTGTGGTCACTGTATCATCTCCTGATTTTAAACCATTTCAATCCCATGGTTCTCTTGCGGGTGTTGAATTCCAG AGAGAATATGAAAGAAGAGCAGCTATGATGGGCGGAGGGAATTTTGTTGTCCCTGCACAGCGTGTCACAGATTTTATCAGTAATAAATTGTCAG TTACAACTCTCCCACCATCAAGCTATAGGATGGGAGTTCGTCCATCCAAACTCCACGAGCTATTCCCTCCTTACATAACTGAAGCTTTACAACAATCAATAACAATGATTGACAAAGAG ATGCCAGGCTTCATTTCTAGTGAGGCCTTACTTCATGGTGTGGAG actAGAACGAGCTCGCCCTTGCAAGTTTCACGACATAAGGAGACATACGAGAGCACGTCATTGCAAGGGTTGTACCCTATTGGAGAAGGTGCTGGCTACGCAGGGGGCATAGTAAGTGCTGCTGTGGATGGTATGTACTGCGGTTTTGCTTTAGCAAAACAACTTTCTCTATACGCTGGTGATATAGAATCAATTCTTGGCAAAGCACAGAAACAAACAGGTTCTGTAAAATATTGA